A genomic stretch from Spirochaetota bacterium includes:
- the sppA gene encoding signal peptide peptidase SppA has translation MDKNRKILISILMLLVLSSVLAIIDISLTMQGTRRALPTLATPDTGPGVGVVRVYGTISSIARSGGPFDGDAGADGVIRRLSELEADGRIKAVVLRINSPGGTVGASQEIYEKLMKLRKKNVVLVASMAELAASGGYYIASACGHICANQGTITGSIGVIASAPNLKGLFERLGIHMNVIKSGKYKDMLAAHKDMTPEERDIVQKLIDSAYHKFVKDVSVGRNLAISDIEPYADGRVMNGEAAVACKLVDEVGTFEDAIARAKILAKLPEDAPVYEESHGPFDRFLGMLSGVLGPETRVDRLLMMGPPMIEYRYQP, from the coding sequence ATGGACAAGAACAGGAAAATACTCATCTCGATACTCATGCTGCTGGTGCTCTCGTCGGTGCTCGCGATCATCGACATCAGCCTTACCATGCAGGGAACGCGGCGCGCGCTCCCCACACTCGCGACGCCCGATACGGGGCCGGGCGTGGGCGTGGTCCGCGTGTACGGGACGATATCCTCGATCGCGCGATCGGGCGGTCCCTTTGACGGGGACGCGGGAGCCGACGGCGTCATCCGCAGGCTCTCGGAACTGGAGGCGGACGGCAGGATAAAGGCCGTTGTCCTGCGTATAAACTCACCCGGAGGAACGGTGGGCGCGTCGCAGGAAATCTATGAGAAGCTCATGAAGCTCAGGAAGAAGAACGTGGTGCTCGTCGCCTCCATGGCGGAGCTCGCCGCCTCGGGTGGGTACTACATCGCGTCCGCCTGCGGACATATCTGCGCGAACCAGGGGACCATAACCGGTTCCATTGGCGTGATCGCGAGCGCCCCGAACCTCAAGGGCCTCTTCGAGCGCCTGGGCATTCACATGAACGTGATCAAGAGCGGCAAGTACAAGGACATGCTCGCCGCGCACAAGGACATGACCCCCGAGGAGCGGGACATCGTGCAGAAGCTCATCGATTCGGCCTATCACAAGTTTGTGAAGGACGTCTCGGTCGGGCGCAACCTCGCGATATCCGACATTGAGCCCTACGCGGACGGACGTGTCATGAACGGGGAGGCCGCGGTGGCCTGCAAGCTCGTCGACGAGGTGGGGACCTTCGAGGACGCGATCGCGCGCGCGAAGATCCTCGCGAAACTCCCCGAGGACGCGCCGGTGTACGAGGAATCGCACGGCCCGTTCGACCGGTTCCTGGGGATGCTCTCCGGCGTGCTGGGCCCGGAAACCCGCGTGGACCGGCTGCTCATGATGGGACCGCCCATGATAGAATACCGGTACCAGCCATGA
- a CDS encoding anaerobic glycerol-3-phosphate dehydrogenase subunit A, translating to MKRIDTEAIVIGGGATGCGILRDLALRGIKAVLIEKNDIASGTTGRNHGLLHSGARYAVNDLESAQECIAENRILKKIARHCIEDTGGLFVTLPDDDPGYHRKLMEHCKYAGIPCEELSVGKALKIEPNLNPNALSALRVPDGTIDPFRLAAANILDAQEHGAKVHTHTFVTAIIQEGGTATGVHCHDTRTREDFEIFGRIIINASGVWGQRICALAGIELRMFPSKGAMVIIDYRLNSVVVNRCRIPSDGDIIVPGDTVSLIGTTSKRIEYSQIEELNVDDGEIEVLLADGEKLIPNLSRTRVLRAYSGVRPLIDVSGDVDGRTISRGIVLIDHAARDGVEGLVTIAGGKLMTYRLMAQMAVDLACKKLDVSRKCSTHREPLPGSELTMLPSKHIKYFTGIPQSVVGSTLYRHGERVRQILSLSKHNYALICECEMVCEGEVEYAIRNLNVKDLVDLRRRTRIGMGPCQGELCSYRAAGLFTRLKVATSDESNGMLIDFLEERWKGMKPILWGDGLREAEFTYWIYQGLFGLGDVAMRGEEGDK from the coding sequence ATGAAACGAATCGATACAGAAGCCATTGTAATAGGGGGCGGGGCGACCGGCTGCGGAATCCTACGCGATCTCGCGCTCAGGGGCATCAAGGCCGTGCTCATCGAGAAAAACGATATCGCCTCGGGTACCACGGGACGCAACCACGGCCTGCTCCACTCGGGCGCGCGCTACGCGGTGAACGACCTTGAGTCCGCGCAGGAATGCATCGCCGAGAACAGGATCCTCAAGAAGATCGCGCGGCACTGCATCGAGGACACCGGCGGTCTCTTCGTGACGCTTCCCGACGACGACCCGGGCTATCATCGCAAGCTCATGGAGCATTGCAAGTACGCCGGCATTCCCTGCGAAGAGCTCAGCGTCGGGAAGGCCCTTAAAATCGAACCCAACCTTAATCCCAACGCTCTGTCCGCCCTCAGGGTCCCGGACGGAACCATTGATCCGTTCCGCCTGGCCGCCGCGAACATCCTGGACGCGCAGGAGCACGGGGCGAAGGTACACACCCACACCTTCGTCACCGCGATAATACAGGAAGGCGGCACCGCGACGGGCGTGCACTGCCACGACACCAGGACGCGCGAGGATTTCGAGATTTTCGGCCGGATCATCATCAACGCGTCGGGGGTATGGGGTCAGCGCATCTGCGCACTCGCGGGAATCGAGCTCAGGATGTTCCCCTCCAAGGGTGCCATGGTCATAATCGACTACAGGCTCAACAGCGTAGTCGTCAACCGGTGCAGAATTCCCTCTGACGGCGACATCATCGTGCCCGGCGATACCGTGTCCCTGATCGGGACGACCTCGAAAAGGATCGAGTACAGCCAGATCGAGGAGCTCAACGTCGACGACGGCGAAATCGAGGTGCTGCTCGCGGACGGCGAGAAGCTCATCCCGAACCTCTCCCGGACCCGGGTCCTGCGCGCCTACAGCGGCGTACGTCCCCTGATCGACGTATCGGGCGACGTGGACGGGCGCACTATCAGCCGCGGAATCGTGCTCATCGACCATGCGGCGCGCGACGGCGTGGAGGGACTCGTGACCATCGCCGGGGGCAAGCTCATGACCTACCGCCTAATGGCCCAGATGGCGGTCGACCTTGCCTGTAAGAAGCTCGATGTTTCCCGGAAATGCTCGACACACCGGGAGCCCCTCCCCGGCTCCGAGCTCACGATGCTCCCGTCGAAACATATCAAGTACTTCACCGGCATCCCGCAGTCGGTGGTCGGGTCCACCCTGTACCGCCACGGCGAGCGGGTCCGGCAGATCCTGAGCCTCTCGAAGCACAACTACGCGCTCATCTGCGAGTGCGAAATGGTGTGCGAGGGGGAGGTCGAGTACGCGATTCGAAACCTTAACGTGAAGGACCTGGTGGACCTTCGCAGGCGCACCAGGATAGGCATGGGTCCCTGCCAGGGGGAGCTGTGTTCCTACCGCGCCGCGGGCCTGTTTACGCGGCTCAAGGTGGCGACCTCCGATGAGTCCAACGGGATGCTCATCGATTTTCTCGAGGAACGCTGGAAGGGGATGAAACCGATACTCTGGGGGGACGGGCTGCGCGAGGCCGAGTTCACGTACTGGATATACCAGGGGCTCTTTGGCCTGGGCGATGTCGCCATGCGCGGAGAAGAAGGCGATAAATGA
- a CDS encoding rhodanese-like domain-containing protein, translating to MLTLIKCLKILPLILLGASAACAAADPALVRQKIAAGALVLDVRTIEEFNAGHYPGATHIPVQVLRERIGELGAPGKPVVIYCRTGRRSEIARGILLEHGFTDVTNAGGLTDMPVPGN from the coding sequence ATGCTTACCCTGATAAAGTGCCTGAAAATCCTTCCCCTGATTCTCCTTGGCGCATCGGCGGCATGTGCGGCGGCCGACCCGGCCCTCGTGCGCCAGAAGATCGCGGCCGGGGCGCTGGTGCTCGACGTGCGCACCATCGAGGAATTCAACGCGGGCCACTATCCCGGGGCGACCCACATCCCCGTCCAGGTGCTCAGGGAGCGCATAGGCGAGCTGGGCGCGCCCGGCAAACCGGTCGTCATCTATTGCCGCACGGGCCGGCGCTCGGAGATCGCGCGGGGCATATTGCTCGAGCACGGCTTCACCGACGTCACCAACGCGGGGGGGCTCACCGACATGCCCGTTCCCGGGAACTAG
- a CDS encoding YjbQ family protein has protein sequence MKSFTEHLTFTTGKKREYLNITGKVQELLAKSGIREGLCLVNAMHITASVFINDAEEGLIRDFDDFLERLAPHEPVSAYRHNRTGEDNGDAHIKRTVMGREVVVAVTKGALDFGPWEQIFYGEFDGRRPKRVMVKIIGE, from the coding sequence ATGAAATCTTTCACCGAGCACCTCACCTTCACCACCGGGAAAAAACGCGAGTACCTCAACATCACGGGGAAGGTGCAGGAACTCCTGGCGAAGAGCGGTATCCGCGAGGGCCTGTGCCTGGTAAACGCCATGCACATAACGGCCTCGGTATTCATCAACGACGCCGAGGAGGGCCTTATCCGGGATTTCGACGATTTCCTGGAGCGGCTGGCGCCCCACGAACCCGTCTCCGCGTATCGGCACAACCGGACCGGTGAGGACAACGGTGACGCCCACATCAAGCGGACCGTCATGGGACGCGAGGTGGTGGTGGCGGTCACGAAGGGCGCGCTCGATTTCGGCCCGTGGGAGCAAATCTTCTACGGGGAGTTCGACGGCCGGCGGCCCAAGCGCGTGATGGTCAAGATAATCGGGGAATGA
- the glpC gene encoding anaerobic glycerol-3-phosphate dehydrogenase subunit C, translating into MIDLENISFDHCIKCTVCTIYCPVARVTHHFPGPKQCGPDTERLRIKNPELLDDSLRYCTNCKRCEIACPSNVKIADIIQSSKWKYFKKKFRIRDYFLSHTDLIGNTAVKYSGIMNFFTALSPVKFFLDQVLLIPSKRIFPKYARGTFRKWFKKFARKKQSAFGTHVVYFHGCFVNYNEHGLGKDLVSVMNAMNIGVTIPRERCCGVPLIANGYIEKARKNARFNINALRKTIEDPGTRIVTTSSSCAFALKYEYANLLEMDNSSIFNNLNYITRYIYDQFQAGNVPPMKPVTIRAAYHSPCHLERMGGVIYTIDVLRRVPGLDLQILHSECCGIAGTYGFKKEYYDVSQKVGSALFKRIEKARPDFVITDCETCKWQIEMSTPYKVLHPVSILARAFEK; encoded by the coding sequence ATGATAGATCTCGAAAATATCAGCTTCGACCACTGCATCAAGTGCACGGTGTGCACCATCTATTGCCCCGTGGCCAGGGTCACGCATCATTTCCCCGGGCCCAAGCAGTGCGGTCCCGATACGGAACGCCTGCGCATCAAGAACCCGGAGCTCCTGGACGATTCCCTGCGCTACTGCACGAACTGCAAGCGCTGCGAGATCGCATGCCCGTCGAACGTCAAGATCGCGGATATTATCCAGAGCAGCAAGTGGAAATACTTTAAGAAGAAATTCCGCATCAGGGACTATTTCCTCTCCCATACGGACCTGATTGGAAACACCGCGGTAAAGTACAGCGGAATCATGAATTTCTTCACGGCACTGTCGCCGGTCAAGTTCTTCCTGGACCAGGTGCTGCTCATCCCCTCAAAGCGCATCTTCCCGAAATACGCCCGGGGCACATTCCGGAAATGGTTTAAGAAATTCGCCCGGAAGAAACAGTCCGCTTTCGGGACGCACGTCGTGTATTTTCACGGCTGCTTCGTCAACTACAACGAGCACGGCCTGGGCAAGGACCTCGTGAGCGTCATGAACGCCATGAATATCGGCGTCACGATACCCAGGGAGCGCTGCTGCGGGGTGCCGTTGATAGCGAACGGATATATCGAAAAGGCGCGCAAGAACGCGCGGTTCAATATCAACGCCCTTCGAAAGACAATTGAAGACCCGGGAACGCGCATCGTCACCACCTCGTCGAGCTGCGCGTTCGCGCTCAAGTACGAATACGCGAACCTGCTTGAAATGGACAATTCCTCAATATTCAACAACCTGAACTATATCACGCGCTATATCTACGACCAGTTCCAGGCGGGCAACGTGCCTCCCATGAAACCCGTGACGATTCGCGCCGCGTACCATTCCCCCTGCCACCTGGAGCGCATGGGCGGCGTCATCTACACGATAGACGTGCTGCGGCGAGTTCCGGGACTGGATCTCCAGATACTGCATTCCGAATGCTGCGGGATCGCCGGGACCTACGGCTTTAAAAAAGAATACTACGACGTATCGCAGAAGGTCGGCTCCGCGCTGTTCAAGCGAATCGAAAAAGCGCGCCCCGATTTCGTGATCACCGACTGTGAAACCTGCAAATGGCAGATCGAGATGAGCACCCCCTACAAGGTGCTTCACCCGGTCAGCATTCTCGCGCGCGCGTTCGAAAAATAA
- a CDS encoding TatD family deoxyribonuclease, giving the protein MRLVDVHCHLESDYFRDSLETILRDAARAGVVRLITSTTGPDEWERSASISARFPEVKFALGIHPWYCKPEDLPFIDELAYARDRGAIALGEIGLDSKIENSDFELQRLFFERQLAIARDLDLPVVLHCRGAFDAMHAAFRKIGAPARGGLLHSFSGSVEIAETFMKHGMMFSFGGALTFRNSKKKAAVLKRVYPDHMLLETDAPDIPPVESREMPNVPANIRYNLRAAAEILGKSEEEIAETTTMNASRLFGLGL; this is encoded by the coding sequence ATGCGCCTGGTGGACGTGCATTGCCACCTCGAGAGCGATTATTTCAGGGACTCGCTTGAAACAATCCTGCGCGACGCGGCCCGGGCGGGCGTCGTGAGGCTCATCACCTCCACCACCGGCCCTGACGAATGGGAACGCTCCGCCTCGATCTCCGCCCGTTTCCCCGAGGTGAAATTCGCCCTGGGCATACACCCGTGGTACTGCAAGCCGGAGGACTTACCCTTCATCGACGAGCTCGCCTACGCGCGCGACCGCGGCGCGATCGCGCTGGGAGAGATAGGTCTTGATAGCAAGATCGAAAATTCTGATTTCGAGCTCCAGAGGCTTTTTTTCGAGCGCCAGCTCGCGATCGCCAGGGACCTCGACCTGCCGGTGGTGCTCCACTGCCGCGGGGCGTTCGACGCCATGCACGCCGCGTTCCGGAAAATCGGCGCACCCGCGCGCGGCGGCCTCCTGCATTCCTTTTCCGGGAGCGTGGAGATCGCCGAGACATTCATGAAGCACGGCATGATGTTTTCCTTCGGGGGCGCGCTCACCTTCCGCAACAGCAAAAAGAAGGCCGCGGTTTTGAAACGGGTCTATCCCGACCACATGCTCCTCGAAACCGACGCGCCGGACATTCCGCCCGTCGAGTCCCGGGAAATGCCCAATGTCCCCGCGAACATCAGGTACAACCTGCGCGCCGCCGCGGAGATCCTGGGTAAAAGCGAAGAAGAGATCGCCGAAACGACCACCATGAACGCATCCCGCCTTTTCGGCCTGGGGCTCTGA
- a CDS encoding tetratricopeptide repeat protein produces MKMSLIISGLIMLCAAGGYAAAEDVKKPAEETLFKKAVAYYYQQKFEMAELMLQEELKTNPENALAYSYLGDIFLLKKRYDGAMDLYRKAVDLNPSSAEDHFRIGQIYYYKKDGKTAIEEFRRAFEINENIKYAYYHMGLSYLMLMRDKKQTIECWETYLRIAPEDPQHEKIRRVIELLKDPNFTIPPVGSEISIEEALHLGGAVLKETAHQTEDKKAGHEKKKTKDTMEDVYRDDALK; encoded by the coding sequence ATGAAAATGTCACTTATCATATCCGGGCTCATCATGCTTTGCGCGGCAGGCGGGTACGCCGCGGCGGAGGACGTGAAAAAGCCGGCCGAGGAAACCCTCTTCAAGAAGGCAGTGGCGTACTACTACCAGCAGAAATTCGAGATGGCCGAGCTTATGCTCCAGGAGGAGCTCAAGACCAACCCGGAGAACGCCCTCGCCTACTCGTACCTGGGCGACATCTTCCTGCTGAAAAAGCGCTATGACGGGGCCATGGACCTCTACCGCAAGGCGGTGGACCTGAATCCCTCGAGCGCCGAGGACCATTTCCGGATCGGCCAGATATACTATTACAAGAAGGACGGCAAGACCGCGATCGAGGAGTTTCGCAGGGCGTTCGAGATCAACGAGAACATCAAGTACGCCTACTACCACATGGGCCTCTCGTACCTCATGCTCATGCGCGACAAGAAGCAAACCATCGAGTGCTGGGAGACGTACCTGCGCATCGCGCCCGAGGATCCCCAGCACGAGAAGATCCGCCGCGTGATCGAGCTCCTGAAAGACCCCAACTTCACGATCCCCCCCGTGGGCAGCGAAATATCCATTGAGGAGGCCCTGCACCTGGGCGGCGCCGTGCTCAAGGAGACCGCGCACCAGACCGAGGACAAGAAGGCGGGCCACGAGAAAAAAAAGACCAAGGACACGATGGAAGACGTATACCGCGACGACGCGTTAAAATAA
- a CDS encoding tetratricopeptide repeat protein: protein MYYDRSRSIKMVGAGALVALFLLGGSYLLYKNFSNPAKDVPDLRYEQIELFKKLLATDPTNVEYLMKIGGLYKALGEYDKAIDYFKRALKEDPNNYAALTELGHAYALKGDFDSAIATLELAKKNFPKNPAAYNKLGGIYESMDKLNKAIDEYRAAIKVAPQYQESYWNIAKNNLKTGDTKGAVDIVNQGIKANPKDPEGHYNLGNVYMGENRFADALGSFKKAVALDPRVSKYHRGEGEADLKLGRTDDAIAAFRRALDADKADAMAAERLGDIFAQAGDYENALKNYTQALNYNGNDKNLQDKYNFAYGKVNAAKKPADGKVRADKSGVDRGGEDIGEEKIPGVKKPKDGDSKWREMGDKYREEKDYDNAVKSYKKAIAQDPMDDYSHYWMGRIHYHNKMDEEAKKEFTEAATLNPQNADAFYRLGTINHMEGRYDTAVRNFSKAVEIQPNFPRAYYSRGLSYYKQNDQGRAIQDLKTSIQQDPQLDKAYFNLGTIYLKNKNFQEALNNFSRDKELRPNNPDTNFKLGETYHEMKSYANAVQFYQKAIEADPSYSQAYFNMGLISSERKQFQESVGYFEKALNVKSEDAPSYYELGKAYEGLGNENKAIESYKQAINKNPSYSAAYLNLGNIYAKNKLTDKAIELFKNATTNDPRSFDAHFNLANAYQDAKTYDDAIEEYKTALAISPTDSRAHFYLGISYRDKGQYDEAAKSFDRSVQLNTALWSGHEELGMIYYRKIQDKKKAIFHFEKVLAMKPDHPEADKIREIINLLRKEP, encoded by the coding sequence ATGTATTACGACCGTTCGCGCAGCATCAAGATGGTGGGCGCGGGAGCCCTTGTAGCGCTCTTTCTCCTGGGCGGCTCCTACCTGCTCTACAAGAATTTCAGCAACCCGGCGAAGGACGTGCCCGACCTGCGCTACGAGCAGATCGAGCTTTTCAAGAAGCTGCTCGCGACCGATCCCACGAACGTCGAGTACCTCATGAAGATCGGCGGCCTTTACAAGGCCCTGGGCGAGTACGACAAGGCAATCGATTATTTCAAGCGCGCCCTCAAGGAGGATCCCAACAACTACGCCGCGCTCACGGAGCTGGGTCACGCGTACGCCCTCAAGGGCGATTTCGACAGCGCCATAGCCACACTCGAGCTCGCGAAGAAGAATTTCCCGAAAAATCCGGCCGCGTACAACAAGCTGGGCGGCATCTATGAAAGCATGGACAAGCTGAACAAGGCGATCGACGAGTACAGGGCGGCCATCAAGGTCGCGCCCCAGTACCAGGAGAGCTACTGGAACATCGCGAAGAACAACCTCAAGACGGGCGACACCAAGGGCGCCGTCGATATCGTCAACCAGGGGATCAAGGCGAACCCCAAGGACCCCGAGGGACATTACAACCTGGGAAACGTGTACATGGGCGAGAACAGGTTCGCCGATGCGCTCGGCTCCTTCAAGAAGGCCGTGGCGCTGGATCCGCGCGTGTCCAAGTACCACCGGGGCGAAGGGGAAGCGGACCTGAAGCTGGGCCGCACGGACGACGCGATCGCCGCATTCAGGCGCGCCCTGGACGCCGACAAGGCCGACGCGATGGCGGCGGAACGACTGGGCGACATCTTCGCGCAGGCGGGGGATTACGAAAACGCGCTCAAGAACTACACGCAGGCGCTCAATTACAACGGCAACGACAAGAATTTACAGGATAAGTACAATTTCGCCTACGGCAAGGTCAACGCCGCGAAGAAACCGGCGGACGGCAAGGTTCGGGCCGATAAATCCGGCGTGGACCGGGGCGGCGAGGATATCGGGGAGGAGAAGATCCCCGGGGTGAAAAAGCCGAAAGACGGCGATTCCAAGTGGCGCGAGATGGGGGACAAGTACCGCGAGGAAAAGGACTACGACAACGCGGTAAAGTCCTACAAGAAGGCCATCGCCCAGGACCCCATGGACGACTACTCCCATTACTGGATGGGAAGGATCCATTACCACAACAAGATGGACGAGGAGGCCAAGAAGGAATTCACCGAGGCGGCCACCCTGAACCCGCAGAACGCCGACGCGTTCTATCGCCTGGGAACGATCAACCACATGGAGGGCCGCTACGATACGGCAGTCCGGAATTTCAGCAAGGCCGTAGAGATACAGCCCAATTTCCCGCGTGCCTATTATTCAAGGGGCCTCTCTTATTATAAGCAGAACGACCAGGGACGCGCAATCCAGGACCTGAAAACGTCCATCCAGCAGGACCCCCAACTCGACAAGGCCTATTTCAACCTGGGCACCATCTATCTTAAAAACAAGAACTTCCAGGAGGCGCTCAACAACTTCTCGCGCGACAAGGAGCTTCGCCCCAACAATCCCGATACCAATTTCAAGCTGGGCGAGACCTACCACGAGATGAAATCCTACGCCAACGCGGTGCAGTTTTACCAGAAGGCCATAGAGGCCGATCCCTCCTATTCCCAGGCCTATTTCAACATGGGCCTTATCAGCTCGGAGCGCAAGCAGTTCCAGGAATCGGTGGGATATTTCGAAAAAGCGCTCAACGTGAAATCCGAGGATGCGCCCTCCTATTACGAACTGGGCAAAGCATACGAAGGACTGGGGAACGAGAATAAGGCGATCGAGAGCTACAAGCAGGCCATAAACAAGAACCCCTCCTATTCAGCCGCGTACCTGAACCTGGGCAATATCTACGCCAAGAACAAGCTTACCGACAAGGCGATAGAGCTCTTCAAGAACGCGACCACGAACGATCCGCGGTCGTTCGACGCCCATTTCAATCTCGCGAACGCGTACCAGGACGCGAAGACCTACGACGACGCGATAGAGGAATACAAGACGGCGCTCGCGATCTCCCCCACCGACTCGCGCGCCCACTTCTACCTGGGTATTTCCTACCGCGACAAGGGCCAATATGACGAGGCGGCGAAGTCCTTCGACCGGTCGGTGCAGCTCAATACCGCGCTGTGGAGCGGCCACGAGGAGCTGGGGATGATCTATTACCGCAAGATTCAGGACAAGAAGAAGGCGATTTTCCATTTCGAGAAGGTCCTCGCCATGAAACCGGACCATCCCGAGGCCGATAAAATCCGGGAGATCATCAACCTGCTCAGGAAAGAACCCTAG
- the rpmB gene encoding 50S ribosomal protein L28, protein MAKCSVCGKSVQFGHSVSHSNTKTQKIWKPNIKRVRVLEGGRVSRKYVCTRCIRSGFVQKAV, encoded by the coding sequence ATGGCAAAGTGCTCGGTATGCGGGAAATCGGTTCAGTTTGGCCACAGTGTGAGCCACTCGAACACGAAGACGCAAAAAATCTGGAAACCCAACATTAAGCGCGTGCGTGTGCTCGAGGGCGGCCGCGTGTCGAGAAAGTATGTCTGCACCCGGTGCATCCGGTCCGGGTTCGTCCAGAAGGCAGTATAG
- the glpB gene encoding glycerol-3-phosphate dehydrogenase subunit GlpB: MNYDCLIIGGGISGLTCGIRCQSAGLSTAILSAGMSALHFSSGSIDLIGYDRARRIVHSPFEYLKEFTGAMPDHPYAHCGVDTVREALVFLRDTLKAEELEIYDNGERNHFHVTGMGTLKPTYFSQRSVFNDSIRQAFERRAKIAVLNFEGYRDFYPELAISNLLKNELFKNVEIVTGRLVFPDYGDPEKNPFEYRSIDIARIFDTIQYLDEIAEQIKREAGDAEFVAMPAFIGINNYKKHHQILQMLTGKLIYEIPTLPPSILGMRLDDALKSRFADLGGVLIAGDKVMGGDFLDGVLDHVHTQNYGTTRLRARAFVLSTGSFFSGGLVSDSGGMREPVLNLRMSATSPRNTWYSPQFLDRKGHPFFEFGVETTGKLNPFDAEGKVIENMFCTGAILAHYNPIGEGSGGGVAVSTGYYAANQIIKACGK, translated from the coding sequence ATGAATTACGATTGCCTGATAATCGGCGGCGGCATATCGGGGCTCACCTGCGGGATCAGGTGCCAGTCCGCGGGCCTGTCCACCGCGATACTCTCGGCCGGTATGAGCGCGCTTCATTTCTCCTCCGGTTCGATCGACCTTATCGGCTACGACCGCGCCCGCCGCATCGTGCATTCGCCCTTTGAATATCTGAAGGAGTTCACGGGCGCTATGCCCGACCACCCGTACGCCCACTGCGGCGTCGATACCGTGCGCGAGGCGCTCGTCTTTCTCCGCGACACGTTGAAGGCGGAAGAGCTTGAAATCTACGACAACGGCGAACGCAACCACTTTCACGTCACCGGCATGGGCACCCTTAAGCCCACCTATTTTTCGCAGAGAAGCGTCTTCAACGATTCGATACGTCAGGCCTTCGAGCGGAGGGCGAAGATCGCGGTGCTCAATTTCGAGGGATACCGCGACTTTTACCCAGAGCTGGCCATAAGCAACCTCTTGAAGAACGAGCTCTTTAAAAACGTCGAAATCGTTACCGGGAGGCTCGTGTTCCCGGATTACGGGGACCCGGAAAAGAACCCCTTCGAATACCGTTCCATCGACATCGCGCGCATATTCGATACCATCCAGTACCTGGACGAGATTGCGGAGCAGATCAAGCGGGAGGCGGGCGACGCCGAATTCGTGGCGATGCCGGCCTTCATCGGGATCAACAATTACAAGAAGCACCACCAGATTCTGCAGATGCTCACGGGCAAGCTCATCTATGAAATTCCCACGCTTCCCCCTTCAATCCTGGGGATGCGGCTGGACGATGCGCTCAAGTCCCGGTTTGCCGACCTGGGGGGCGTGTTGATCGCCGGCGACAAGGTTATGGGGGGCGACTTCCTCGACGGGGTGCTGGATCACGTCCACACCCAGAATTACGGCACGACCCGCCTGCGGGCCCGGGCGTTCGTGCTCTCGACGGGAAGCTTTTTCAGCGGCGGACTGGTGAGCGATTCCGGCGGGATGCGGGAACCCGTGCTCAATCTTCGCATGAGCGCGACCTCACCGCGCAATACATGGTATTCCCCCCAGTTTCTCGATCGCAAAGGCCACCCGTTCTTCGAATTCGGCGTGGAGACTACCGGGAAGCTTAATCCGTTCGACGCGGAGGGGAAGGTGATCGAAAACATGTTCTGCACGGGGGCCATCCTCGCGCACTACAATCCCATAGGGGAAGGCTCCGGTGGGGGTGTCGCCGTTTCAACCGGCTATTACGCGGCGAACCAGATAATCAAGGCGTGCGGTAAGTAA
- a CDS encoding DUF1858 domain-containing protein — translation MEIREKTTVDEAIRKSREVAKVLKKYNLDCAGCRGAKEDTIEKVAVNNGLDLKELLRELNQAAKS, via the coding sequence ATGGAGATCAGGGAAAAAACGACGGTCGATGAAGCGATCAGGAAATCGCGCGAGGTGGCGAAGGTATTGAAAAAATATAACCTCGATTGCGCCGGGTGCAGGGGCGCAAAGGAAGATACCATCGAAAAGGTCGCGGTCAATAACGGCCTGGATCTGAAAGAATTGCTTAGGGAGCTCAACCAGGCGGCAAAGTCATAG